A genomic stretch from Komagataeibacter xylinus includes:
- a CDS encoding SufE family protein — protein MTDPFVKPEDDTAADAIAEIGEELALFDDWMQRYQYIIELGRKLPAFPAVWQDDAHRVPGCQSQVWMEVQPRDGALYLAGASDAAIVSGLVALLLRVYSGRSRQEILDTDPAFLRELGLVQALSTNRGNGVEAMAQAIRKAAAAMPA, from the coding sequence ATGACTGACCCGTTTGTAAAGCCCGAGGACGATACCGCCGCTGACGCCATTGCCGAGATTGGCGAGGAACTGGCCCTGTTTGATGACTGGATGCAGCGCTACCAGTACATCATTGAACTGGGGCGCAAGCTGCCGGCTTTTCCCGCCGTATGGCAGGATGATGCCCATCGCGTACCGGGTTGCCAGAGCCAGGTCTGGATGGAGGTGCAGCCGCGCGATGGCGCACTCTACCTTGCCGGCGCGTCGGATGCGGCCATCGTGTCGGGGCTGGTGGCGCTGCTGCTACGGGTCTATTCCGGCCGCAGTCGGCAGGAGATACTCGACACTGACCCTGCCTTCCTGCGCGAACTGGGGCTAGTGCAGGCGCTCTCCACCAATCGTGGCAACGGGGTGGAGGCCATGGCGCAGGCCATTCGCAAGGCTGCCGCCGCCATGCCTGCCTGA
- a CDS encoding heavy-metal-associated domain-containing protein, whose protein sequence is MEKITLNVQGMTCDGCAAKVKRALEGVDGVSMVEVSLEQGKAFITYDARSTNPEDLYAAVDDAGFDAGY, encoded by the coding sequence ATGGAAAAAATAACACTGAACGTACAGGGCATGACCTGTGATGGCTGCGCCGCCAAGGTGAAGCGCGCACTCGAAGGGGTGGATGGCGTCTCGATGGTGGAAGTCTCGCTCGAACAGGGCAAGGCCTTCATTACCTATGATGCCCGTTCCACCAACCCGGAAGACCTGTACGCCGCCGTGGACGACGCAGGGTTTGATGCAGGCTACTGA